A window from Myxococcus fulvus encodes these proteins:
- the tsaB gene encoding tRNA (adenosine(37)-N6)-threonylcarbamoyltransferase complex dimerization subunit type 1 TsaB → MFLALDTSTLTMSLALVERGPDGVRVVEHQVVRPPIKQSEALPGVVGELLARHDVKLAALEGLVVGLGPGSFTGLRIGLATVKSLAYAAGLKVAGASSLAAVAMEGPEDVPLFVLAVARKDDLYLGAYGRRGGTVEALEPETAMSPQEVAQRMAAEPRAVALGPALVDYRAALESHGVAPERLLSGHDFPSAVELVRLSRMPETFSLEALFSMEPHYVRASEPERNPKFPPLPGPAPTARLKDD, encoded by the coding sequence ATGTTCCTCGCGCTGGACACCTCCACGCTGACGATGTCGCTCGCCCTGGTGGAGCGGGGGCCGGACGGCGTGCGCGTCGTGGAGCACCAGGTGGTGCGTCCGCCCATCAAACAGAGCGAGGCCCTGCCGGGTGTCGTGGGCGAGCTGCTCGCGCGGCACGACGTGAAGCTCGCGGCGCTGGAGGGGCTGGTGGTGGGCCTGGGGCCCGGCTCGTTCACGGGGCTGCGCATCGGCCTGGCCACGGTGAAGTCGCTGGCGTACGCGGCGGGCCTCAAGGTGGCGGGCGCGTCGTCGCTGGCGGCGGTGGCGATGGAGGGGCCCGAGGACGTGCCGCTCTTCGTGCTGGCCGTGGCGCGAAAGGATGACCTGTACCTGGGCGCCTACGGGCGGCGCGGCGGGACGGTGGAGGCGCTGGAGCCGGAGACCGCCATGTCGCCCCAGGAGGTGGCCCAGCGCATGGCCGCCGAGCCCCGCGCGGTGGCGCTGGGCCCCGCGCTGGTGGACTACCGCGCGGCGCTCGAGTCCCACGGCGTGGCGCCCGAGCGGCTCTTGTCCGGGCACGACTTCCCGTCGGCGGTGGAGCTGGTGCGGCTTTCCCGCATGCCGGAGACCTTCTCGCTGGAGGCGCTCTTCTCCATGGAGCCGCACTACGTGCGCGCCTCCGAGCCGGAGCGCAATCCGAAGTTCCCTCCGCTGCCGGGGCCCGCGCCCACGGCGCGGCTGAAGGACGACTGA